The genomic stretch CCAATCAGGGTGTCCCAGCATCAGGCCTACGTTGTCCCATTCTTCGGCGAGGCAAAAGGGCGCGATTGCTTCTAATTTTGCAATAATCGTTCTTAATTTCATAAGACCACTTCCTCTTCTTGAAGCTTTTCTTCATTATATCCCAAAAGAAGAGGCTTGTCAATTCTTTTTCAAAAGAATAAATAATTCGATAGAGGAGAGAGTAATGTGAATTTCAAAGAAACACCGATCGCTACCATAAACGATGTGGCTAATGTGATTACAGACGTGGTGAGAAGTTCTTGCGGAAGGGAAGTTTTAGAGGAATGATGCTGCAATGCGGAGGCAAGCAGATATTTGTTAACAGAAAGACTTTTTCTTGCCAGAATCATTAGAGCCGGAAGAAAAAACATAAGATTGGTAATCAGAAACAGTCCGCCAAGAAAAAAGCCCTTCATAGCAAAATATTTGATTAAAAATGTGAGAAAAAATCCGGAAGAAAACCCCCACTTGAAAACGAGAAAAATCGTGGGAATAAAGCCGGGTAAAAATAACGAAAACAGAGCAATCAGAAGATAGGTGGAAAGTTCCTCTGAAAGCATCAGACGAAAACTCAGTTCGTGTTCTTTTGCTTGCTTGATAAATTCTTCTGCTTGTATCCCTGCACTGAAAAAGTCGGATTCTGAAAGAAAATTTGTGTAAAAGCATCCGACCAAAAATCCGAGAACAATTAAAATAAGCAGTAAGCTGTATGAAAATTTGTGCTCCTTAAAATGATACGCTATTTTTCGAAATTGAAACAAGATATTTTCCTCCTTAGAAATTGCTATACCACAGAGTATGAGAACAAGCTGTGAAAAAGAATAAAAATTCTTTAAAAAGAGAAAAAACAATTGACAAAATCGTTTTCTTTTGATACAATAACAGATACAGAATATAATGGGTTAAAATTTCAATTTGACTATAAAATTATTAGGGAAAAGAGGTTTATTTTATGGGTACTTCCAAGAAAAAAATCACAATTGTAGGAGCAGGTTTTGTAGGTGCTTCTATTGCATATACCATTGCTGCCAGAAACCTTGCGCATGAAATGGTTTTAATTGATGTAAATAAAGAAAAAGCATATGGAGAAGCGCTGGATATTTCTCATGCTTGTCCTGTATTCGGTTCCATGAAAATCACCGCAGGTGACTATGAAAACGTGAAAGACAGCGATGTTATTATTATCACTGCAGGTGTAAACAGAAAACCCGGTGAAACCAGAATGGATTTAGCTTGCAAAAATGTTTCCATTATGAAATCTATTGTTGGTGACATTATGAAACACTATAATGGCGGCATTTTTGTTATCGTTTCCAATCCTGTTGACGTGTTAACCACCTTAGTTCAGAAATGGACCGGTCTGCCCGCAGGTAAAGTTATCGGTTCCGGTACTTACTTAGATACCATCCGTCTGCAGCAGAAGCTGTATGATTTATTTGATATGAACGTGAAAAATATTCACGCAATGATGATCGGTGAACACGGTGAAACCCAGTTCCCTTACTGGAGCCACGCTACCATCGCCGGCGAACTGCTTGTAAATTTAGATACCATTCACGGTCATCCCTTAACTGAAGAAGAAAAAGCTCAGATTAAAGAAGAAGTGAAATTAGGTGGTGCAGCAATCATCAAAAACAAAGGTGCTACCTATTTTGGCGTTGCAAGTGCAGTAAGTGATATTACCGATGCAATCTTAAATGGTAAAGACAGAGTGCTTCCTGTAAGTATCAACAAAGAAGAAATTTACGGTTTCACCAATGTTGCAGTAAGTATGCCCAGAATCGTAAGCAGCGAAGGTGTTGAATTGGATATTCCCGTAGTTCTTTCTCCCGAAGAAGAAGAACTGATGAAGAAATCTGTGGAAAATGTATATAACATTACCAAAGAATTTTTAGACTAAGACTCGATAAAATTGTCCATAACGGATGAATCTCGCCCTCGACGTACACTCGGTACGCCTTCGGGTGCCATCAAAGCAGAGCTTTGACTCGATTTCTCCGTTCTGAACCAATTTTCTCGTCGTCTGAAACAGGAAAGTCAAGACTGCAAAAGGCATAGGATTTATTCTATGCCTTTTTTGTTTTTATAAGGTGAAA from Oscillospiraceae bacterium encodes the following:
- a CDS encoding L-lactate dehydrogenase codes for the protein MGTSKKKITIVGAGFVGASIAYTIAARNLAHEMVLIDVNKEKAYGEALDISHACPVFGSMKITAGDYENVKDSDVIIITAGVNRKPGETRMDLACKNVSIMKSIVGDIMKHYNGGIFVIVSNPVDVLTTLVQKWTGLPAGKVIGSGTYLDTIRLQQKLYDLFDMNVKNIHAMMIGEHGETQFPYWSHATIAGELLVNLDTIHGHPLTEEEKAQIKEEVKLGGAAIIKNKGATYFGVASAVSDITDAILNGKDRVLPVSINKEEIYGFTNVAVSMPRIVSSEGVELDIPVVLSPEEEELMKKSVENVYNITKEFLD